CACGGTTGGCTCACGGTTCGGGCTATCTCAATGAGCCACCTGTCCAAGACCGCTAAACTGGCCGCTATATCGGCTGTATGCGGCCATTTCGCGTGCTGTGCCTCGGGGGGTATGTCGCAGGTCACGGCACAGGGAGGGGTGGAATGCTATGGGTTCACTGCTGGGAAAGCTGGTCCTGCTACTCGTCGCCATCACTTTGTTCATGGCGTCCAGCCACTGGGTGTGGTGGTAGAGCGGGATTCTGAAAAGCGGGGCGGACGGCGGATTCGGGAGTGGAGGTAACGGTAAATTGCGTGCGCTTCCGATCGCCGCGCGGTTGTACATCGGTCTCATCGTTCTCGGTGCCGCCGCCGTCCTGGCTCTCGGCCCCTACGCCGACATCGACCCCGCCACGCTCATCTTCCTCGTGGTCCTGTTCGTGGTGGCCGAGTCCATCACGACGACACTGGTGGACAACGGCAATACCGGCATCTCCCCCAGCGCGGCGGTCTCGCTGGCCGCGGTCGTCCTGGTGGGGCCGGTCGGCGCCGCGGTGGTCGGGTTCTCCTCGTGCATCACCCTCAGGCGGCAGAACCTCGTCAAGCGCCTGTTCAACGGGGCCCAACTCGCCCTCACCAACTACGTCGCCGGCCACGTCTTCCAGTTCCTGGGCGGCGGGCAGGGCGTCCCGCAGGTCCACGACTTCCCGTGGATCGTCCTGCCGTTCGCCATCGCGCTCCTCTGCCACACCCTGGTCAACGTCGCGCTCATCACCGTCCTGATGTGGTGCCTGGGCATCGTGCGGATCCAGCGGCCGCGCAAGGTCCGCTGGCGGCCGCTGGCGACCCTGGAGCTCTCGTCGATCGGCTACAACATGCTCGGCCTGTGCATCGCCGCGATCTGGAGCGCCATCGGGCCGTTCGCGGTGCTGCTCGTGCTGCTGCCGCTGTTCATCGCCCGCTGGGCCTTCGACCAGTACATCTCCGAACAGCGCGCGCACGACGCCACCCTCGCCACGCTCTGCCAGGCCGTGGAGACCAAGGACTACTACACCCGCGGCCACTGCATGCGGGTCTCCAGGGCCTCGGGCATGATCGCCCAGGAACTCGGCATGCACGCCGAACGGGTGCAGACCATCCGCTACGCCGGGATGCTGCACGACGTGGGCAAGCTCGGCGTCCCGACGAAGGTGCTGCAGAAGTCCGGCGGGCTCACCGAGGAGGAGTTCGCGGCCATCCAGCTCCACCCGATGCGCGGGTACGAGATCGTTCGCGAGATCGGCTTCCTCGATGAGGCGCTCGCCGGTATCATGCACCACCACGAGCGGATGGACGGGCGCGGCTACCCGATGGGACTGGCGGGCCGGGAGATCCCGGAGTTCGCACGCATCATCTGCGTCGCCGACGCCTTCGACTGCATGACGTCCACGCGCTCCTACCGCAAGGCCAGGTCCACGGAGGAGGCGATCGCCGAACTGCGCCGCCACGCCGGTCCGCAGTTCGACCCGAAAATGGTCGATGCGCTGATCAGCGCGGTGAACCGGGACGGGTGGCAGGCTCCCGACGCCGTCGAGCCCCCCGATGACGACATCGCCGAAGTGGCCCAGCAGGACCACGACGACCCCAGCGTGCCCCTGCGGGTCGCCGGGGAGAGCGAACGATGACGATCCACGGCACGCCGCCGGCCACGCGCAGAGAAGGCGGGCGGACGCGGCACCGCGTCGATCCGACGCGGCTGCTGCTGATCGCCGTGGCCGCGGGCGGCGCCGCGGCCTCCCTGCTGTGGACGCTGGTCACCGGCTTCACCGATGCGCAGGCCGCGCTGGCCTTCGGCGTCCTGGTCGCCCTTGGCGAGCTCGCCCGCATCGCTCTGCCCGGCCAACGCGAGGCCGCGCCGATCGCCTCGGCCGGCGCGATCGGCTACACGTTCCTGCTGACCACCGGCGCCGATGCGGCCCACCACTCGGCCTGGCAGGTCATCGCGGTCGTCGCGCTCGGCCTCGCCCTGGGCGAGCTGCCGCACATCGCCGTCGGCCGCCCGCCCCGCTGGGGCGACCTCGCCCGCCGGCTGCTCATCATCGAGATCATCGCCCTGGCGTTCCGGCCCTTCACCGACCTGCTGACCACTCCTTCGCCGCACTGGTGGCTGGGGCTGTGCGTGATGGCGGCACTGGTCATGGCCGCCTGGCTGGTCGACTCGAGCATCGCGGCCGCCATCAGGGCCGAGCGGCTGCGCACCAGGATCGGCGTGGCGTTCCGCGACGAGCTGCGCGCCCAGATCCCGATCGGCATGGCCATCGGTGCGTCCGGCATCCTGATCGCCCTGGCGGCCAGCGTCATGGGTCTGGCGGCCCTGCTGGTGTTCACCGCGCCGCTGCTGGTGACCCAGGTGGCGTTCCGCCGGTTCGCCGAGATCCGGCTGACCTACCTGCAGACGGTGCGGGCCCTTTCGCGGGTGACCGAGGTCGGCGGCTACGTCGAGACCGGCCACTCGCGCCGGGTCGGCCGACTGGCCCACGCGGTCGGGTGCGAACTGGGCATGCGCGAGTCCGACCTGCTGGAGCTGGAGTACGCGGCGCTGATGCACGACATCGGGCAGCTTTCGCTGCGCGACCCGATCCCCAGCGGCGCCACGGTGCTCGCGCCGCCGAGCGAGCAGCGCCGCATCGCCGAGCTGGGATCGGCGGTGATCCGCGAGACCGGTGTCCTCGACAGCGTCGCCGAGCTGGTGCGCCGGCAGTGCGAGCCGCACGCGGGCGGCGGCGACGGTCCGCCGCCCCTGGGCAGCCGCATCATCAAGGTCGCCAACGCGTTCGACGACCTCGTGGGGGAGTCCAAGGACCGGGACCGCATCGAGGCCGTCCTGCAGCGCCTGCGGATGGACACCGAGTCGGAGTACGACGCCGATGTGGTGGAGGCCCTGGCGCGGGTGCTGAACCGCCCCGCGTCGCACTGGTAGGGCTACTTACCGGTACTCCCATAGGATCGG
This sequence is a window from Spinactinospora alkalitolerans. Protein-coding genes within it:
- a CDS encoding HD-GYP domain-containing protein — translated: MTIHGTPPATRREGGRTRHRVDPTRLLLIAVAAGGAAASLLWTLVTGFTDAQAALAFGVLVALGELARIALPGQREAAPIASAGAIGYTFLLTTGADAAHHSAWQVIAVVALGLALGELPHIAVGRPPRWGDLARRLLIIEIIALAFRPFTDLLTTPSPHWWLGLCVMAALVMAAWLVDSSIAAAIRAERLRTRIGVAFRDELRAQIPIGMAIGASGILIALAASVMGLAALLVFTAPLLVTQVAFRRFAEIRLTYLQTVRALSRVTEVGGYVETGHSRRVGRLAHAVGCELGMRESDLLELEYAALMHDIGQLSLRDPIPSGATVLAPPSEQRRIAELGSAVIRETGVLDSVAELVRRQCEPHAGGGDGPPPLGSRIIKVANAFDDLVGESKDRDRIEAVLQRLRMDTESEYDADVVEALARVLNRPASHW
- a CDS encoding HD-GYP domain-containing protein gives rise to the protein MRALPIAARLYIGLIVLGAAAVLALGPYADIDPATLIFLVVLFVVAESITTTLVDNGNTGISPSAAVSLAAVVLVGPVGAAVVGFSSCITLRRQNLVKRLFNGAQLALTNYVAGHVFQFLGGGQGVPQVHDFPWIVLPFAIALLCHTLVNVALITVLMWCLGIVRIQRPRKVRWRPLATLELSSIGYNMLGLCIAAIWSAIGPFAVLLVLLPLFIARWAFDQYISEQRAHDATLATLCQAVETKDYYTRGHCMRVSRASGMIAQELGMHAERVQTIRYAGMLHDVGKLGVPTKVLQKSGGLTEEEFAAIQLHPMRGYEIVREIGFLDEALAGIMHHHERMDGRGYPMGLAGREIPEFARIICVADAFDCMTSTRSYRKARSTEEAIAELRRHAGPQFDPKMVDALISAVNRDGWQAPDAVEPPDDDIAEVAQQDHDDPSVPLRVAGESER